A window of the Synechococcus sp. JA-3-3Ab genome harbors these coding sequences:
- the ileS gene encoding isoleucine--tRNA ligase: MRAEAAKREPAIQAFWQEEQIYQRLSENNPGDPFVLHDGPPYANGDIHMGTTLNKILKDIINKYHLLQGRKVRYVPGWDCHGLPIELKVLQSLSPQERQSLTPLQLRQKAREYALHYVNVQRASFQRLGVWGDWDRPYLTLSPEYEAAQIEVFGQMALKGYIYRGLKPVHWSPSSQTALAEAELEYPDNHISPSIYVAFPLQSLSPAAQPILEPFLPGLRAAIWTTTPWTIPANLALCFNPKLTYAVVESPRFGLLLIAADLRQRLEKVLETPLEVKATLPGSALEYCQGRHPLFDRSSLCVLGDYVTTESGTGIVHTAPGHGEEDFKTGQKYGLPILSPVDEQGRFTAEAGSQFVGLDVLSKEPETSGNLAVIKALRAVGALLKEEPYNHKYPYDWRTKEPTIFRATEQWFASVAGFRELALQAIKTVKWIPPEGENRITAMVKERSDWCISRQRAWGVPIPVFYDEETGEVLLTAETIDHIKAIFAQEGSDAWWKRPVEELLPEQYRRHGRTYRKGTDTMDVWFDSGSSWAAVARARGLGYPVDLYLEGSDQHRGWFQSSLLTSVAVNGQAPYKAVLTHGFVLDEKGQKMSKSLGNVIDPLLLINGGSNPQTDPAYGADVLRLWVSSVDYSGDVPIGKTILGQMADVYRKIRNTARFLLSNLYDFNPAQDAVPFEALTELDRYILHRLQEVGAEITESFENYQFYRFFQAVQNFCVVDLSNFYLDIGKDRLYISHARSLRRRQCQTVLSLVLENLAKAIAPVLSHLAEEIWSYLPYPKPTRSVFEGGWMRLPEQWRDPQLAATWEKLRAVRQEVNKALEQARTDKVIGASTEAKLILKVADPHLHALLEERAAELRYLFITSQVELVKAGPGEEDLQVAVQPAEGKKCVRCWNYSTRVGEFAEHPELCERCVAALAGEF; this comes from the coding sequence ATGCGGGCGGAGGCTGCCAAGAGGGAGCCCGCCATCCAAGCCTTTTGGCAGGAAGAGCAAATCTATCAGCGTCTGTCGGAGAACAATCCTGGGGATCCCTTTGTGCTGCACGATGGGCCGCCCTATGCCAATGGCGACATCCACATGGGCACCACCCTCAACAAGATCCTCAAGGACATCATCAACAAGTACCACCTCCTGCAGGGGCGCAAGGTGCGCTATGTGCCCGGCTGGGATTGCCACGGTCTGCCCATCGAGCTGAAGGTGTTGCAAAGCCTCTCCCCCCAGGAGCGGCAGAGCCTCACCCCCCTACAACTGCGGCAAAAGGCCAGAGAGTACGCCTTGCACTACGTCAACGTGCAGCGGGCCAGTTTTCAGCGGCTGGGGGTATGGGGAGATTGGGATCGGCCCTACCTGACCCTATCGCCGGAGTACGAGGCGGCCCAGATCGAGGTGTTTGGCCAGATGGCCCTTAAAGGCTACATCTACCGCGGCCTCAAGCCCGTCCACTGGAGCCCCAGCTCCCAGACAGCCCTGGCGGAAGCGGAGCTGGAATATCCCGACAACCACATCTCCCCCAGCATCTACGTAGCTTTTCCTCTGCAGAGCCTCAGCCCGGCGGCGCAGCCGATTTTGGAGCCCTTCTTGCCAGGCCTGCGGGCGGCCATCTGGACGACTACCCCGTGGACGATCCCGGCCAACTTGGCTCTCTGTTTCAATCCCAAGCTTACCTATGCGGTGGTGGAGTCTCCCCGCTTCGGCCTACTACTGATTGCCGCCGATTTGCGGCAGCGGCTGGAGAAAGTCCTGGAGACCCCGTTAGAGGTCAAGGCCACCCTGCCGGGATCCGCCCTGGAGTACTGCCAGGGACGCCACCCCCTCTTCGACCGCAGCAGCCTCTGTGTGCTGGGGGACTATGTTACCACCGAGTCCGGCACCGGCATTGTCCACACGGCGCCGGGGCATGGGGAAGAGGACTTCAAGACCGGCCAAAAATACGGCCTGCCCATCCTCAGCCCTGTGGATGAGCAGGGGAGATTCACCGCCGAGGCCGGATCCCAGTTTGTCGGGCTAGATGTGCTCTCCAAAGAACCAGAAACCAGTGGCAACCTAGCTGTCATTAAGGCTTTGCGGGCTGTCGGCGCCCTGCTCAAGGAAGAACCCTACAACCACAAATACCCCTACGACTGGCGCACCAAAGAACCAACCATCTTCCGGGCCACCGAGCAGTGGTTTGCCTCTGTAGCCGGCTTCCGGGAGCTGGCTCTGCAGGCCATCAAAACCGTGAAGTGGATCCCGCCGGAAGGGGAAAACCGCATCACCGCCATGGTCAAGGAGCGCTCCGACTGGTGTATCTCCCGCCAGCGGGCCTGGGGCGTGCCCATCCCCGTCTTTTACGACGAGGAGACCGGCGAGGTGCTGCTCACAGCCGAAACTATCGACCACATCAAGGCCATCTTCGCCCAAGAGGGATCCGACGCCTGGTGGAAGCGCCCGGTGGAAGAGCTGCTGCCGGAGCAGTACCGCCGCCATGGCCGCACCTACCGCAAGGGCACAGACACCATGGATGTCTGGTTTGACTCCGGCTCCTCCTGGGCGGCGGTGGCCCGGGCACGCGGGTTGGGCTACCCCGTGGATCTCTACCTGGAGGGTTCCGACCAGCACCGGGGTTGGTTCCAGTCCAGCTTGCTGACTTCCGTGGCCGTCAACGGCCAGGCCCCTTACAAGGCGGTGCTCACCCACGGCTTTGTGCTGGACGAAAAGGGCCAGAAGATGAGCAAGTCCCTGGGCAACGTCATCGATCCCCTGCTGCTCATCAACGGCGGCAGCAATCCGCAGACGGATCCCGCCTACGGGGCCGATGTGCTGCGGCTGTGGGTCTCCAGCGTCGACTACTCCGGCGATGTGCCGATAGGCAAGACCATTCTGGGGCAGATGGCGGATGTCTACCGCAAGATCCGCAACACGGCCCGCTTTTTGCTGAGCAACCTCTACGACTTCAACCCGGCGCAGGATGCTGTTCCTTTTGAAGCGTTGACGGAGTTGGATCGCTACATCCTGCACCGCCTGCAGGAGGTGGGAGCGGAGATCACCGAATCGTTTGAAAACTACCAGTTCTACCGCTTTTTCCAAGCGGTTCAAAACTTCTGTGTCGTGGATCTCTCCAATTTCTACTTGGATATCGGCAAGGATCGCCTCTACATCAGCCACGCCCGCAGCCTGCGGCGGCGGCAGTGCCAGACGGTGCTGTCGCTGGTGCTGGAGAACTTGGCCAAGGCCATTGCCCCCGTGCTCTCCCACCTAGCCGAAGAGATCTGGAGCTACCTGCCCTACCCCAAGCCCACCCGCTCGGTGTTCGAAGGGGGCTGGATGCGGCTGCCGGAGCAGTGGCGGGATCCCCAGTTGGCCGCCACCTGGGAAAAGCTGCGGGCGGTGCGGCAGGAGGTGAACAAGGCCCTGGAGCAGGCCCGCACCGACAAGGTCATCGGCGCTTCCACCGAGGCCAAACTCATCCTCAAGGTGGCGGATCCCCACCTACATGCCCTGCTGGAGGAGCGGGCAGCCGAGCTGCGCTACCTGTTTATCACTTCCCAAGTCGAGTTGGTCAAGGCCGGCCCTGGAGAGGAGGATCTACAGGTTGCCGTTCAGCCAGCGGAGGGGAAAAAATGCGTGCGCTGCTGGAACTATTCCACCCGGGTGGGCGAGTTTGCCGAACACCCAGAGCTGTGCGAGCGCTGTGTGGCAGCCCTGGCCGGCGAATTTTGA
- a CDS encoding nuclear transport factor 2 family protein: MSFQSTLSQLLGFLALTLSWGIPLPSKAAAQAAPLPLESGIQKQVSAPAPAPLVKWLQEQIEAANRRDLEEVMAGYSPDFRHRDGLDRQGVERAIRKLWEAHPQLTYAAEILSWRRLGPEIVAEIASQVQGSQSSGRGEFQVQASALVRNRYRPNAAKPEQLLLVEQEVLREASTLTSGSAPPTVTFRLPEVVKPGSPYSLQAIVAEPLAQSLLLGAVEEQPVAAAGYLDLTSFALEPLQAGGLFLQADAPPEAGARWLSVMLVNQSGLVVESRRLVIQP, from the coding sequence TTGAGCTTCCAATCCACCCTTTCCCAACTGCTTGGGTTCCTTGCTCTGACTTTGAGCTGGGGGATCCCTTTGCCCAGCAAGGCAGCGGCCCAGGCTGCCCCCTTGCCTCTGGAAAGCGGGATCCAAAAACAGGTCTCCGCCCCGGCACCGGCTCCCTTGGTGAAGTGGCTGCAAGAGCAAATAGAGGCCGCCAACCGGCGGGATCTGGAGGAGGTGATGGCCGGCTATAGCCCCGACTTCCGCCACCGCGACGGCCTGGATCGGCAGGGGGTGGAAAGGGCCATTCGCAAGCTGTGGGAGGCCCATCCCCAGCTGACCTACGCAGCGGAAATTCTCTCTTGGCGGCGGCTAGGCCCTGAGATCGTGGCCGAGATCGCCAGCCAAGTGCAGGGATCCCAATCTTCAGGGCGGGGGGAGTTTCAGGTGCAGGCCTCTGCCCTGGTGCGCAACCGCTACCGCCCGAATGCGGCCAAGCCGGAGCAACTGCTGTTGGTGGAGCAGGAAGTGCTGCGGGAGGCCAGCACCCTCACCTCCGGCTCGGCGCCCCCCACCGTCACCTTCAGGTTGCCGGAGGTGGTCAAGCCGGGATCCCCCTACTCGCTGCAGGCCATTGTGGCCGAGCCCCTTGCCCAATCTTTGCTGTTGGGCGCCGTCGAGGAGCAGCCCGTGGCTGCGGCCGGCTACTTAGATCTAACTTCGTTTGCCCTTGAACCTCTGCAGGCGGGCGGGCTCTTCCTGCAGGCAGATGCGCCGCCAGAAGCTGGCGCCCGCTGGCTCTCGGTGATGCTAGTCAACCAGAGTGGCCTTGTTGTCGAAAGCCGGCGCCTCGTCATTCAACCCTGA
- a CDS encoding rhodanese-like domain-containing protein: MASHHSPAFLALVNEAKSRIQELTVEQVRQKQLQGDPFYLVDVREESEWQAGHIVGAIHLSKGIIERDIEKVIPDKEAEIVLYCGGGFRSALAADNLQKMGYRRVISMDGGIRAWREAGFPESQPSPPAPLPEAPSPPAPLPEGEGS, translated from the coding sequence ATGGCGTCCCACCACTCCCCTGCTTTCTTAGCTTTGGTCAACGAGGCCAAAAGCCGCATCCAAGAGCTGACAGTCGAGCAAGTCAGGCAGAAACAACTGCAAGGGGATCCCTTTTATTTGGTCGACGTGCGGGAAGAGTCGGAGTGGCAGGCCGGCCACATCGTCGGCGCCATTCACCTCAGCAAAGGCATTATCGAGCGGGACATCGAGAAGGTGATCCCAGACAAAGAAGCCGAGATTGTCCTCTATTGTGGCGGCGGCTTTCGTTCGGCGCTGGCAGCCGATAACCTGCAAAAGATGGGCTACCGCCGCGTGATCTCCATGGACGGCGGGATCCGCGCTTGGCGAGAGGCCGGCTTTCCCGAATCTCAGCCCTCACCCCCAGCCCCTCTCCCAGAAGCGCCCTCACCCCCAGCCCCTCTCCCAGAGGGAGAGGGGAGTTAG